Genomic DNA from Acidisoma sp. PAMC 29798:
CCGGATTTTGGGGTTGCTGCCACGGGGGATTCCCGGAACACCAATTCTAGTAAAATGCCTGTCGGCGTATGGAGGAACAGGCGCCGCTCACCCAGTTCGGGCAAATCCATCGTGGTGTAATCGACACCCAACCCATCCAGCTTACGGCGCTGGCCATCATAGTCGGTCAGGCGGAACCCGAAATGGTCGATGGTTTCGCCGCCGCGATCGACGGGGCCGCCATGTCCGGGAATGAGGTGCATGACGGGGTCGCCATTCGCATAGAGCCAGTAGCCGGGAAAGGCGAACCCGGGGCGATACCCGGGTTCCAGATCCAACACCGCGGTAAGGAAGGCACGGGTGCCCTCCAGGTCACGGGTGCGCAGGGTCACGTGGTCGAGCATGATGTGGTCCCCCGTATTAGGCAGTGGGACCCGGCAGGCCGGTGACATCCGGCGCGCCCCGCTGCAACACGGGCGTGGTGTCGCGGTGGGCCAGGGCATAGCGGGCGATCTCATCCTTGCGGGCAAACCACACGCCGGGCTTGCTCTTGGCGTAGGTCAGGAAGCGGTCCAGCACCCTCACCCGTCCGGCATGTCCTGAAATGCGGTCGTGCAGACTGATCACCATCATGCGCCGGCGATTGGCCCCCTCCTCGTAGAGCTGGTCGAACTCATCACGCAGGGCTTGCTCGTACGCCGCCGGATCCCAGCCTTCAAAGGGAAACGATACGATATCGTTCATGTGGAATGTGTAAGGCACGGTGACGAAGTCGCGCCCACGCACGGGGATGATGAACGGCTCGTCGTGGCTCGGCTCGTCGATGTGGTACAGGAACCCGAGATCCTGTAAAGTCTCCAGGATGTGGATCGAATTTCGCATCCAATAGGCATTCCAGCCGATCGGGGTTTGCCCGGTGATGCGGTGGATGGTCTCCACACTGTCCGCGATGAAACGCTTTTCCTGGTCCTGTGGCAGATCATAGCTGTGCGACCATATCCGGCCGTGGGCTGCGGCTTCATGCCCCCGGCGGACGATTTCCTGCGCCAGGTCGGGGGAGGTTTCGACGGCCTTGCCGATCATGAACGACGACAGCGTGATGCCATGCTTGTCCATCAGGTCGAGAACGCGGGGCACACCCTCGTAATGGCCATAGGCGAAGAACGCGTTGGTCGGCAGGTCAGGCACGCCTTTTTCAATTGGGTCCCGGATCACGCCCCCAGCCCCTGAAATCGGCTGGCCGCCGCCTTCGAACATCAGCGACAGACTGACCGCCAGGCGTGCGCCGTCAGGCCAGAATTGGGTTTGATAAACCATGTCAGTTGTCCTCGTTTGGAGTGGTCCCGCGCCGGCGGTCGCCGGGAAGGCGATCGATGCCATGACCGAACGGCGGCTCAGGAGTGGTGCGATTTGCATCATGAGGCAAGATTGCACTATCGCTGTTGAGATATAATGCGCGGAAAAAGACATGAGTCCTTTCCCATGGGTAGATAATCGATGCTCGATAATCTGATGGAATTGCGGACGTTCCAACGCATCATTGTCCTCGGCAGCCTTTCGTCCGCCGCGCGGGAAATGGGCCTGGGCGTTGCGGTGGTCAGCAAGCGCCTGGCCGCACTGGAACGGCGGACTGCAACCCGGCTGGTCACCCGCACCACGCGGCGGCTCTCACCGACCGAGGAGGGACGCGACTTGCTGAGCGCAATCGACCGGATCTTGGAGGATGTCGCGTCTGCCGAGGCCCGTTTGGCAGGGGGCCTAGAGGAGCCGTTTGGCCTGTTGCGGGTCTCGGCGCCCGTCTCCCTGGGGCGTCGCAACGTCGGTCCCGTGTTGAGCGACCTGGTCACCCGTTATCCGCACTTAGCGCCTGAGTTGCTGCTGTCGGACACCGTTGTCGACATCGTCGATAAGGGTATCGACGTGGCAGTGCGCATTGGAGCGCCTGACGACAGTTCCGCCGTCATGCGAAAGCTCGCCGATAGCCGCCGGGTCTTGGTGGCTTCACCAGCTTTTCTGAATGCCCACGGGCGGCCCACGACACCCGACCAGGTGTCCCGGCTGCCCTGCCTGCGTTACGGCCGGTCCGAGGAGCCATGGGCCGTGTTTGGACCGAACGGGAAGGTGGCCGAGATCGAGACGCGGACACGGTTGCGCACGGATAACGGCGATGCCTTGCATGATTGGACGCTGGCAGGGCATGGCATTGCGCTTAAATCAGCGATCGACGTCACGGTAGACATCCGTGCCGGGCGATTGGAGCGGGTCTTGGATGGCTGGGCCAGCGCCTCGGCACCGATCTACGCCATGTTTCCGTCGGCTCGACATCTTTCGCCAAAGGTACGGGTTTTCGTCGATGCCCTGGCGACCAGCTTTGCGAATAGCGAAGCCATGAGCCGCCCTATTAGTCCGGCGCGCGGCGAGGGCGAGCCCCTACAATCGACATCCACGGCGTTGGGCGTGTGACACCGTCACACCGCAGCTATCGGGTGCCCCTCATGGCAGGGGAGTTCTGGGAACCAACCCACGTGCACGGCAGCTATCTGACCGACGCCGCCCTGAACCTGCCAGACCGGAATCGGCCAAGCCTTGCCATACGGGCCACGCACCTTGGCTAAGCATACGTTTTCGAACATCTTCTCGCCGGTCCTCCTGTATGCCACGCTGCTGGTCGACGGGACCGACCTCGGTCTAGAGCGCATGGTGGACGCGACCCGAGACCTCAGCTACCATCACCTCGTCAACGTGGCGCAGTGGCACGTCAACTAAGACAACTCGCTTCAGGCCGTGCCGTCACCGTTGAGGCGCACCATGGGCACGCCATCTCTGCCATTTGGGGCCACTGCACCGACGCCATCCTGTGATGGCCAATACTTCCGTGCTGGCGGTCGGGCCGGGCCCCGCGGGGACATCAACGCAACATACGGGATCGATCCCGGCGTCGTGCTCCAGACGACCCAGTCCGGCCCGGTGCACACCCGAGTCATCTAGGATCAGGACCTATTAAATTGCTGAGCGAGCGATATGTTGATTCAATGGTGGCATCGGGAGGTGCCACCATGAGTGATCTGATCTGGTTGTCCGGGGCGCAGATGCGTCGGATAGAGCCACATTTTCCGCAATCGCATGGCGTGCCGCGGGTCGATGACCGACGCGTGATCAGCGGCATAATGTTCGTGATTCGCAATGGCCTACGCTGGCGCGACGCTCAGAAGGACTATGGCCCTCACAAGACAATCTATAACCGGTTCATCCGCTGGAGCCGCCTCGGCGTCTTCAACCGCATCTTCGCGGCGCTGGCGGCCAAGGGCGGCAAGCCTGATCGGCTGATGATCGATGCCACCCATCTGAAGGCGCATCGGACGGCTGCCAGCCTTTTAAAAAAGGGCCTGTTCCCCGACGTATCGGGCGCACCAAAGGCGGCCTGAACTCGAAACTCCACGCTGTCTGCGACGGCCAAGGACGGCAGCTGGTCATGCTGCTCAGCGAAGGCCAAATGAGCGACTATAAGGGCGCGGCGCTCATGATTGACGCGCTCCCCAAGGCCAAAGCCTTATTGGCCGATAGAGGTTACGATGCCGACTGGTTCCGCCAAGCCCTGACAACACGCGGGATCACGCCGTGCATCCCGTCCAAAGCCAACCGCAAAATCCCGATCCCGCACGACCGAACCCTCTATCGTCAGCGTCATCGTATCGAGAACATGTTCGGCAGGCTCAAGGATTGGCGGCGCATCCACACTCGCTACGATCGCTGCGCCCACACCTTCATGTCGGCGATCTGCATCGCCGCCGCCGTTATCTTCTGCCTCTGATCAATGAGTCCTGAGCCTAGTTAACGTCCAGTGAGGCGCTCTACGTGCTGGATGGCCTGCATCCGCAGGCGCATCGGACTAGCCTGCGCATTGCCGAGCACCATACCGACACAGCCGGCGCTACCGACCGACCTTTCCGAGCGAGAAAGCTACGGGGACAACCAAATTGCGCCCTGCGACTGCATCAGACGTGTGGCACTGGCTGGGTAATGGGCTGCACCGCCAACCGTAGGCCCATCGTGCGCAGGAGCGCATTCAGGCTACGCAGCTCCGGGTTCCCCTTCTCGGAGAGCGTGCGGTAAAGCTGGGTCGGGTTAAGCTCAGCCGACTTGGCCACTCCTGGGATGCCGCCGAACGCCTTGGTCATTTGGCGCAGCGTCACCAGCAGTTCACCTTGGTCGCCATCCGCAAAGATCGCGTCAAGGGTCGCTGCGGCCATCGCCGGGTCGTTGTGAAATAGCTCGGCCATGGCATCGTCGTGGCTACGGTCCTTCATCAGCGTTACTCCTTCAATCAGCTCGGTTTTGCCAGTCGCGCCAATAGGCGCAGGCACGGGTGATGTCGGGGGCCTGCGTCCGCTTGGCGCCGCCGCACAGAAGCAGCATCACCGTCTTGCCCGATTGAGCATAATAGACGCGGTAGCCTGGACCGACATCAATCCGCAGTTCATAGACCCCATCGCGCAGCGGCTTGCAGTCACCGAAATTGCCCTGTTCCAAGCGGTTAAGACGGCGAATGATCGCAGCCTTGCCCTGTATGTCGCGGAGCTTGCGCAGCCAGTCGGCGAGCAAATCCTTGCCGTCTGGGGTGAGGTAGTGCCGGATCTCAAACACGCGCAATATTCGTTTATAAACGAATTCATGTCAAGCTTGGCTAAGCGCAGGAAGGCGACCCGCCGCTTCGAGGATAGGCGCGACCACGGCCAAGAAGGTAGGACCTGGGTCGTGTCACGCATCTTGCCGATCAGACCGATACCAAGGGCCACCATCAGGAATACCGTTACCTTGGCGGCCTGGACCAGCCCTTGAGCCAGCGCCACCACGACGGGCAAGGCGATCGCATCCTCCGCTTCCGCTAGGTCCGGACCTGATGAGGATTTCAAAGGTGCTATCGCCTTGGCGTCGTCCCGTGCGTGGGAAGTCGATGGCGATGTGCAGCCGATCGGGGAGGGGCAGCCCGAGCTGGGCAAAGGCGGGTTATAGGCGGCCTGCGACATCGTTGAGCCAGTTTTTGCGGTGGAGTGCTGGGTTTAGGGTATCCCTCCGCCGAGAGCGCCTAGTCGGGCGATAGCATCCTACTGCAGGATCCCGACCGTTTAAGGTTTGGGGGTTGCCGGGATAGTGTCCACTAGCGAGATAATGAACACTAAGAAGAATGTCCGGCGGAAAATTTGGCCGGAGGCGTTGAAGCGCGAGATCGTGGCAGCGGGGTCGGTGCCGGGCGTGTCGGTTTCGGTGATTGGCCGGCAGTATAACGTAAACACCAATCTGGTCTTCACCTGGCGGCGGCAGTTCACTCTCCCCGCTCACACGACAGACGCGGGTTTTCTGCCGCTTGTTGTGCAGCCGGAAGCGGCGCCCAGTGTCGCGCCGTCGCACGTGGCTGACGCGATCGAGATAGAGCTGCCGCGCGGCTACCGGCTGCGCGTCGGTAGCACAACAAAAGCCAGCGCCTTGCGACTTGTCTTTGATGTGCTGGAGCGGCGATGATCGCCTTCCCTGCCAGCGTGCGGGTCTGGCTGGCGGTTGGGCGCCCCGACATGCGGCGCGGCATGAACGGCCTGGCGCTGCAGGTGCAACAGGCCCTGGGGCGGGATCCGCATGCCGGCGATCTGTATGTCTTTCGAGGCGCGCGCGGCGATCTGGTGAAGATCCTTTGGCACGATGGCGTCGGCATGTCGCTCTATGCCAAGCGGTTGGAGAAGGGCCGCTTCGTGTGGCCAACGCCGACGGACGGCGTGGTGGGGATCTCGGCCTCGCAACTTGCCTACATGCTCGATGGAATTGATTGGCGAAACCCGCGACACACCTTCCGGCCGAGTTGCGCGGGATAATCACGGACCGCCGCATTTTTCGCGAGTCAGCCGACGATATTTATGATTCCATCGGCGACATGGAAGTCTGCTCCGAACGTAAGCGTCGGCCAATGGCCGCGGTCGTAGCGGTTTGATCGGCTTCAGCGTTGGATTATGGTTTCCATCGCCATGGCAGAAGCTCATCGATCCTGTGAATAGGATGGTCGGCGATCCTTCCGATGATATCGGTTAAATAGGCCTGAGGGTTGATGCCGTTCATCTTGGCCGTCTCGACGATCGTGTACATGCAGGCGGCGCGCTGTCCGCCAGCGTCAGAGCCGCAGAACAGGTAATTCTTTCTTCCGAGGACCGGAGGTTTCATGGCGCGTTCAGCGGCGTTATTGCTGATCTCGAGCCTGCCATCCGTGACGTAGCGGGTCAGCGCTTTCCAGCGTGACAGGGTGTAGCGGATTGCCTCGGCGAGAGAGCTCTTGCCGCTGATCCGGAGGAGCTCTGTTTCGAGGAATTGCTTGAGCTGCTCCAACAGTGGCTCGGCGTGTTCTCGCCTTGCGAAGGCGCGCTGGTCGGGCGGCTTTCCGCGGATGTGCCCTTCGACGGCGAACAGAGCCGCGATCCGGTGAAGAGCTTCAAGGGCGATCGGCGACCCCGTTTGATGGTGCACGTCGTAGAAGTGCCGCCGGGCATGGCTCCAGCATGCGACCTCGACCAGCGGGGCGTCACCCAGTGGGGTCGTCGGCTTGTAGAACCGGGTAAATCCGCCGTAGCCGTCGGCATGCAGGAACCCACGATAGGAGCCGAGCAACGCTTCCACATGGACGCCCTTCCGGTCTGCCGAGTAGTGGTAGAATGCCGCGGGCGGCACATCCGATCCCCAGGGCCGCTCGTCCCGCACCGCGACCCAGAGCCGTCCCGTCCTGGTCTTGCCCAGACCCGGCGAGAGCACCGGAACCGTAGTGTCATCGGCATGGACAGCGACGCCCGCACGGACATGACGACCGATGGCTTCGGCAAGAGGCGCCAGCAGGAACAACGCCTGTCCTATCCAGTCGGCGAGTGTCGAGCGGTCCAGTTCCACCCCTTCACGGAGGCTGATCCCCGCCTGGCGGTGCAGTGGGATGTGGTCGCAGTATTTCGACACGACGACATGGGTGATCAGTCCCGGCCCCGGGCGCCCGCGCTCGATCGGCAGCGTGGGCATCGGCGCCTGGACAATCGTCTCGCAAGACCTGCAGCTCAGCTTGGGGCGAAGATGCCGAATGACCTTGAAGCTGGATGGGACGTATTCCAGCACATCACGCTCGTCCTGCCCGATGCGGCTGAACACGGTGCCGCCGCAGCCCGGGCAAACCCCGACTGGGTCGTGGGTGACGATTTCACGGGGTAGATGCTCGGGCAGCGGCTTGCGCACCGGATGTCTGCGCTCGGCGGCACCAGGTCGACCATGCAGGGCCGTGACAGCCGCTCTGGCCCGGGCTTCACTTTCGCCCGCATCCTCTTCGAGGTCGCCGATCAGGAGTTCGAGCTGCTCGATGTCTCGGTCAAGCTTCTCGGAAGACTGTCCGAACCGTGCCCGCCGGAGCTTGGCGAGCTGCATCTTCAGCTTCTCGATATGGAGCGCCTTCGCATGGATTTCTGCCGCGTTGGCAGCGATCTCGACGTCCTTGCGCGCCAATTCCGCCTGCAGGGTTTCAGCAAAAACCCGCAACGCATCTGGATCTGTCGGGAGAGGATCACTCGCCAGGGACATGCCACCATTGTACCGGACCCGGCCACTCGGGTACAGCCTTTTCAGCGCGGCGAAGGCAGTTTCCGCTAAACCGCGACCGGCGTGCGTGGCGCCTCCGGTGCGACCGTCCGGCGCCAGTCAATCGCCTCGATCAGGAGAGCCATCTGGGCGGGCGTCAGAACCATCCCGCCATCGACGATCGGCGGCCAGATGAAGCGGCCGCGTTCCAGCCGCTTGGCAAAGAGGCACAGGCCCGAGCCATCGTAGTAGAGGATCTTCAGGTAGTCGGCTCGCTTGCCGCGGAAGATGAAGACATGGCCCGAGAAGGGATCGACGCCCAGGATCGGTGCCACCTGGGCCGCGAGACCATCGAACCCATAGCGCATGCTGACAGGACGACACGCCAGGTAGACCCGCGTGCCCGCGGCAACCTGGATCACGATAGGCTCCGCAGCACGGCCAGCACGCGGCGGAGCGCCCCATCATCGACGGTCGCATCCACCCGCAGTGTCGTGCCGCCCGCCATGTCGATCTCGATGATGCTCGGTCGCTCATCCCTGTCGCGCCGCGGAACGGCCCCCCGGGGCCGCCGCGAAACCTTGGCAATGTCCATGCCGAGCGTCGATGTGCCGCGGGCCTCGGTAGATGGCTGAACCTTGGGCTTTGGAGGTCCGACAATCCCGAGCGGGATGAAGGTGACCGGCACCTCCACGGGGGCCGCCTCTACGGTGTCCGGCCGCCTGCGCCGCGATGGGACAGAGGATGTCACCATCGTTTGTGCCTTCGCCATCCGGCGCCATCGATAGATGAGGCTGACGTGGATACCGTAGCGATGCGCTAAGTCTGGAGCCCGGACCCCTGGGCCAGATGATTCCGCCACGACCCGTGCGCGAAAGGCCGCGCTATAAGCTGGCCGTCGTTCAGAGACGATCTCGATCCGAGACTCAGAAGTTGCCACAGTGGCTGCCACAGTCGCAGCTTCAGTGGTTGAGATTCTCTCGCTGTCCATACAACAGAAGAGAGCGAAAACCCTTCATTCGGACAAGGCGGCCATCACCGGTCGCTTACCTCCGAACCTCTGCCGGACGACATCGACACACTGCGCGCGGAAGTGGCGGCAGGGCGCGCACGCGCCGCCGCAGACCAGGCGCTGATCGCCCACCAGCAGCTGCAAATCGCCAAGCTGCGGCATGCGCTCTACGGCCATCGCTCCGAACGTACGACCCGGCTGATCGAGCAGATGGAGCTCGGCCTGGAGGAGGCGGAAGCGACAGCGACCGAGGACGAGATTGCCGCCGAGCAGGCGGCGGCATGCACGACAAACGTGGCGGCCTTCGCCCGCAAGCGCCCTTCGCGCCAGCCGTTCCCGAGCACCTGCCGCGCGAGCGCGTGGTCGAGCCCGCACCGGTCAGCTGCCTGTGCTGCGGCAGCGCGCGACTCCGCCGACTTGGCGAGGACGTGACCGAGACGCTGGAGGTGATCCCGCGCAGCTGGAAGGTGATCCAGAATGTGCGGGAGAAATTCACCTGCCGCGACTGCGAAGCGATCAGCCAGCCATCGCCCGCGCCTGGGTCTATGTGCGTGATGACCGGCCGTTTGGCGGCCCGGCACCGCCGGCTGCCGTATTCTACTACTCCCGCGATCGCGGCGGGCAACATCCGCAAGCCCACCTGGCGGGATATGCCGGCATCCTGCAGGCCGACGCTTATGGCGGCTACGGCAAGCTGTACGAAGCCAGCCGAAGTCCCGGCGCGATCTTGGAAGCCGGGTGTTGGGCGCACGCACGCCGCAAGTTCTTCGTGTTGGCCGACGTGGAATCAGCGGCTCGGCGCCGCGCACAGGGAAAGAGCCAAGCGGTGATATCGCCGCTCTGCCTGGAAGCGGTTCAACGCATCGACAAGCTATTCGACATCGAGCGTGACATCAACGGATGCAGTGCTGAACGGCGGCAAAGCGCGCGCGAGGAATTGAGCAAACCTATCGTGGCCGACCTGCACCGCTGGATGATGGACGAGCGCAGAAAGCTATCGAGCGGCAACGACGTTACTAAAGCGATGGACTGTGTTGCATGGATCAGCGAGCGATTGCAGCCCGACCATCTTGTGTTTCCGTTACGGTAGGAGCACGAACTCCGGGCGCCCGAGTTCCAGCATCCGGTTCAGTGCGTTCACGGCGATGGCAACCTCGGTTGCTCGACGCCGATTAGTCCGGGATCGTAGCCCGCCCCCAATGACCCGTTTGAAGCGGCTGATGTCAGCCTCGACCAGGGCTCGCCAGTGATAGCCATAGGCCTTCTGCCAGGCCATGCGGCCGCGCTCGGAAATGACCTGCACGTGGCGGTCGCGCACGGTCGGTGCCGTCTGGGCTGTGTCGCTCGGCACGGCGCTGGATCGTGGTGGGACGATGACGGACGCCTCGGGATGCCGGGCGGCGACTTGGCCATAGACGCCGTCCTGGTCGTAAGCGCCGTCGGCGGTGAACGACGCGACCGAGCCTTCCACCTGATCGAGCAACGCCCCGACCTGCGAGGCATCGTCGATGTCGCTGGTGGTGATCGTCGCCGCCGCGATCTGCCCAGTGTCGGTGTCCACGGCGATGTGCAGCTTGCGCCAGGACCGCCGTGTCTTCGTGCCGTGCTTCTCGAGCAGCCATTCGCCGGAGCCACAGAGCTTCAGCCCCGTACTGTCCACCAGCAGGTGCACGGGACCGTAGCCTAGTCGCGGACGAACCACGTCCAGCGCCTCGGCCCGGCGGCTCAAGGTCGTGTGGTCCGGCACGGCGAGATCGAGACCAAGCAGGGCAATGATGGAGCCGATCAGCCCTTCGGTCTGCCGCAGGGCCAAGCGGAACACCGCTTTCAACGTCAGCGCCGTGGCGATCGCCAGGTCCGAATAGCGCGGCTGGCCACCTCGCGTAGTCCGCGGTTCGGCTTTCCACATCACGATCGCCGCGTCGGTAAACCACACGGTCAGACTGCCTCTTTGCCGCAGGGCCGCATCGTAGGCTGCAGAGTTCGTGGCCCGGTGCTGCTGCTTTGGGATGTGATGGCGACGCTCGGCGTTGGCTTTGAACGGCACGACGACTCACTCCATACACTGACGGAAATAGCCCTACGTCATCCTACCTCAGGCCACCATGTCATGGTCCATGCACCACACTCGCTCGAAGTGACTGGCCTTGAACTCGATCATCACATGCTCGCCGCTGAAACCCTCGCCGGCAAACATGCACCAAGCGGATCGGTCGGCCAAATTTGCGACAGAACCTTCTGAAGCACAAAGTCTTCGTTTTACTTCACCGCACCGAACGTCAGACCGCGCGCGAATTGGCGCTGCGCCAGCCAGCCTATCAGCAACATCGGAGCAGTAGCTATCAGGGAAACGGCGGAGAGTTTCGCCATGGATGAATCGCCAGAGAGAGTTGCCACATAGGCGCTAAGGGGGACTCCTTTAGAAGATGTCATCTGAATACTCCAGAAAGCCTCGTTCCAGCACAGGACGATTGAAACGAGCGCTGCCGAGTAAAGGCCCGGACGGCATAACGGGATTACCATGATGAAGAATTGCTGCCCGACGGTGGCGCCGTCGATACTTGCGCTGTCGAGGATCTCGCGAGGTATATCACGCATGGAGGAATATGCCATGAAGGTCACGATCGGAAGGTTGAGCGATGTGTATATTAAAACTAACCCGAACTGTGTGTCGATTAGCCCAATCGCTTTGAAAATTAGATACATGGGAATAACCATGCCAATGCCTGGCATGAACCGCGTCATTAGCATTCCGAGCAAAACGGGGCTCCTCCCCTTCGTCATATGAAAAGCGAGCGCGTAGGCGGCGGGCACCGCCAGCAAGAAGCACAGAAAGGTCGCCCCGAACGACTCGACGACGCTGTTGAGAAGCGCTCGTGTGACACTGGCGTCCGCAAAGACTGAGGCGATGTTATCGAGAGTCGGTACGAACGGCAGCATCAACGGAAATTGGTTTGCGTCGATAACGTTTTTGAACGCGGTCAGCGCCATGACCAGGATCGGCGACGCCATCGTCAGGGCTACGAACCACGCCAGTCCTGTCACCGCAAACTTTCCGTTGCTTCTCATCGCGGGTGGCTCCGATACGACCATTGCAGCCAACCCGAAAAGCCTATCCGGGAAAGACGAGGAACTAGTTCGGCGAGGTGTTCTGAAATCCGTCACCGACGGACTAAGGTGACATACGGCCACGCTTGACTCCACAGAAAGCATGTGGTCCATATTATGCGACCTTACGCGCTTTCAGCGTCAGGTCGCCGTGAGACCCGCCATGACCGATGCAGCCTCATCTTTCCGCCTGTTAATCTCTCTGCGGAAAATAGACTATTGCGCAAATCTTCAGTTCTGCTGCGACCACTATCGCTCGGTGTCTGAGGTCTGCCGGCGCGTTAAAGTTAATCGGCAGCAATTCAATCGCTACCTGACAGGATCAGCATCTCCCTCGCGTCACAACCACAGGCTAATCAGCACCTTTTTCGGGCTGGAAGAGGATGAACTGTTAGCGCCGCATGGTGTCTTCGTGCAGTCGTTTAAGCTGAGGTCCGACGCGCAGCAGAAATTCGCGCCACCTGTTGGGCTCTTGCAAACGGCGTCCGGCGCCGCCGCCCGGAGCCTTTCGGAGTATCAAGGCTACTACTTCAAGTACTTTTATTCCTATCTTGGCACTCAGCGCATCAAGCGAGAACTGGCGCGGTGGTCCTATCGAGATGATGTGCTCGTCTCCTCCGTTAAGCAGCGCTACTCGGGCGAGGACGAAGAAGGCAAAAGCGCGGTGCGCTTCATCACGTACCGCGGCATCGTCGGCACTCTCGGTGACCGCCTCTTCACAACAGACTTTCAGCGGGGTTCAGCGCGCGAGGTCGCAACGATGATCCTTTATCCCAAGGGGCGGCTGCTCGAGCGGCTGCACGGCATGACGATCGGAGTGAGTCATGGCGCTGCCCGGTCTATAGTTGCTGCACGCGTTGTTATGGACTTTATCGGGACCGAGATCGACATTCGGGCCGCGCTGGGTCGGCTCGGGACTTTTGGCGTCGACGAACCTTCGGTGCCGGACGCAATCAAGCGGTCGATCACAAATAACATGCGGGCCGATGAACCTTTGTTTTTTGCTCGGCCATGAACATTATTTCTGCCAGCTCACCACCGGGTCGCAACCTGCTGGCAGCCGTCGGATCGCCAGCACCATCCTACAGGACACCAAATTGCGGATGCGCGCGTGGTTCCGCGGTATGCATATGCTTGCTCAGGGCAAAAAGTGCTGACAGGTCGGCCACCAGCTTCCGCAGCTTTGCGTTCTCGTTCTCAAGCAGCTTCAGCCGCCGCATCTCCGTCGGCAGCAGCCCATCGTATTTCTTCTTCCAGTTGAAGTAGGTCGCCTGACTGATCCCGGCCTTCCGGCAGATGTCCGTCACAGGAATCCCGTCGGCTCACTGCTTCAGAATGAATGCCTTCTGCGCATCCGAAAACTTCGATGCCTTCATCGTTCTCCGCTCCTCCCAGCCAGGGAAGAATGGCACGGAAAACTCTACCAAAAAACG
This window encodes:
- a CDS encoding DNA-binding protein, with translation MKDRSHDDAMAELFHNDPAMAAATLDAIFADGDQGELLVTLRQMTKAFGGIPGVAKSAELNPTQLYRTLSEKGNPELRSLNALLRTMGLRLAVQPITQPVPHV
- a CDS encoding LysR family transcriptional regulator, with amino-acid sequence MLDNLMELRTFQRIIVLGSLSSAAREMGLGVAVVSKRLAALERRTATRLVTRTTRRLSPTEEGRDLLSAIDRILEDVASAEARLAGGLEEPFGLLRVSAPVSLGRRNVGPVLSDLVTRYPHLAPELLLSDTVVDIVDKGIDVAVRIGAPDDSSAVMRKLADSRRVLVASPAFLNAHGRPTTPDQVSRLPCLRYGRSEEPWAVFGPNGKVAEIETRTRLRTDNGDALHDWTLAGHGIALKSAIDVTVDIRAGRLERVLDGWASASAPIYAMFPSARHLSPKVRVFVDALATSFANSEAMSRPISPARGEGEPLQSTSTALGV
- a CDS encoding type II toxin-antitoxin system RelE/ParE family toxin, which translates into the protein MFEIRHYLTPDGKDLLADWLRKLRDIQGKAAIIRRLNRLEQGNFGDCKPLRDGVYELRIDVGPGYRVYYAQSGKTVMLLLCGGAKRTQAPDITRACAYWRDWQNRAD
- a CDS encoding IS5 family transposase (programmed frameshift), which produces MSDLIWLSGAQMRRIEPHFPQSHGVPRVDDRRVISGIMFVIRNGLRWRDAQKDYGPHKTIYNRFIRWSRLGVFNRIFAALAAKGGKPDRLMIDATHLKAHRTAASLLKKGLFPRRIGRTKGGLNSKLHAVCDGQGRQLVMLLSEGQMSDYKGAALMIDALPKAKALLADRGYDADWFRQALTTRGITPCIPSKANRKIPIPHDRTLYRQRHRIENMFGRLKDWRRIHTRYDRCAHTFMSAICIAAAVIFCL
- the tnpB gene encoding IS66 family insertion sequence element accessory protein TnpB (TnpB, as the term is used for proteins encoded by IS66 family insertion elements, is considered an accessory protein, since TnpC, encoded by a neighboring gene, is a DDE family transposase.) gives rise to the protein MIAFPASVRVWLAVGRPDMRRGMNGLALQVQQALGRDPHAGDLYVFRGARGDLVKILWHDGVGMSLYAKRLEKGRFVWPTPTDGVVGISASQLAYMLDGIDWRNPRHTFRPSCAG
- the tnpA gene encoding IS66-like element accessory protein TnpA; the encoded protein is MNTKKNVRRKIWPEALKREIVAAGSVPGVSVSVIGRQYNVNTNLVFTWRRQFTLPAHTTDAGFLPLVVQPEAAPSVAPSHVADAIEIELPRGYRLRVGSTTKASALRLVFDVLERR
- a CDS encoding VOC family protein, whose translation is MLDHVTLRTRDLEGTRAFLTAVLDLEPGYRPGFAFPGYWLYANGDPVMHLIPGHGGPVDRGGETIDHFGFRLTDYDGQRRKLDGLGVDYTTMDLPELGERRLFLHTPTGILLELVFRESPVAATPKSGDAT
- a CDS encoding polysaccharide deacetylase family protein gives rise to the protein MSFSAHYISTAIVQSCLMMQIAPLLSRRSVMASIAFPATAGAGPLQTRTTDMVYQTQFWPDGARLAVSLSLMFEGGGQPISGAGGVIRDPIEKGVPDLPTNAFFAYGHYEGVPRVLDLMDKHGITLSSFMIGKAVETSPDLAQEIVRRGHEAAAHGRIWSHSYDLPQDQEKRFIADSVETIHRITGQTPIGWNAYWMRNSIHILETLQDLGFLYHIDEPSHDEPFIIPVRGRDFVTVPYTFHMNDIVSFPFEGWDPAAYEQALRDEFDQLYEEGANRRRMMVISLHDRISGHAGRVRVLDRFLTYAKSKPGVWFARKDEIARYALAHRDTTPVLQRGAPDVTGLPGPTA
- a CDS encoding Tn3 family transposase — protein: MAKHTFSNIFSPVLLYATLLVDGTDLGLERMVDATRDLSYHHLVNVAQWHVN
- the tnpC gene encoding IS66 family transposase gives rise to the protein MSLASDPLPTDPDALRVFAETLQAELARKDVEIAANAAEIHAKALHIEKLKMQLAKLRRARFGQSSEKLDRDIEQLELLIGDLEEDAGESEARARAAVTALHGRPGAAERRHPVRKPLPEHLPREIVTHDPVGVCPGCGGTVFSRIGQDERDVLEYVPSSFKVIRHLRPKLSCRSCETIVQAPMPTLPIERGRPGPGLITHVVVSKYCDHIPLHRQAGISLREGVELDRSTLADWIGQALFLLAPLAEAIGRHVRAGVAVHADDTTVPVLSPGLGKTRTGRLWVAVRDERPWGSDVPPAAFYHYSADRKGVHVEALLGSYRGFLHADGYGGFTRFYKPTTPLGDAPLVEVACWSHARRHFYDVHHQTGSPIALEALHRIAALFAVEGHIRGKPPDQRAFARREHAEPLLEQLKQFLETELLRISGKSSLAEAIRYTLSRWKALTRYVTDGRLEISNNAAERAMKPPVLGRKNYLFCGSDAGGQRAACMYTIVETAKMNGINPQAYLTDIIGRIADHPIHRIDELLPWRWKP